CCGCAAGGTGTTCAGCCTCGAGTTGTTTCTCTGCGCCGCACCGCATTTCGTCGACCAGCTGCCGCAACCGCTCACCGAGCCCGGGCAGCTCGACTCCGTGCCGTTCATCGACTTCGGGTTCGGTGGGCCGCGCCGGCTCGCCGTCACCCGACGGTCGCGCCGGCTGGAAGTGACGCCGCCGGTGCGCGCCCGCGCCAACAACTTTCAGGTGTGCAAGCAGTACATCCTCGAAGGGCTGGGCGTCGGCGCGATGCCGACCCAGATCATCTGCACCGCCGAACTACGTGCGGGCACGATCGTGCCCGTGCTGCCCGACTGGCGCCTCGACCCCCTCGACGTCCACATGATCTACCCGTTCGAGCTGTCGTTCTCCACCCTGATCAGCGCGTTCTACGAAACCGCGCGCGAGATCATCGTCGAGAACATCGCGCGCGCCTGAGCGCGACGTAGCGCACACTTCGGCGCTGGCGTGCATAACCGGGATGTCATTGGGAATACCTGCCGCGATTCTGCCCGGGACACGCCATGGAGACCTGATGTCGAAGTACCTGTACGCGATCGGCGCCTTCAGCTTCCGACGGCGCTGGTGGGTGCTCGGCGTGTGGCTGGCCGTGCTGATCGGCGTCGCCGCGGCCGCGGTCGGTCTGCGCGGCGAGCCCAGCGACAACTTCAGCATCCCCGGCACCGAATCGCAGCGCGCCGTCGAGCAACTGCAGCAGAAGCTGCCCGCGTTCAGCGGTGCGCAGACCCAGATCACCTTCGCCACCCCCGGCGATCCCCGACTGACCGACCCGGCGGTGGTCGACGCGATCAACCGCTCGCTGGACACCGTGCGGTCCATCCCCGAGGTGGCCGTCGCCGCTGGGCCCGCCGAGACCCGGCTGATGTCGGCCGACGCCAACGTCGGGCTGGGTCAGGTGCAATGGAAGGCCCAGCCGGGCGAGGTCGACGACGCGACGCTGACGGCCCTGGAGTCGGCGATGGCGCCCGCGCAGCAGGCCGGAGTGCAGGTCGAGTACTCCGGCAGCGTCTACCCCGGCTACCGGGTCAAGGTCTCGGAACTGCCCGAGATCATCGGAATCGTCGCCGCGTTCCTGATCCTGCTGGTCACCTTCGGCGCGGTGGTCGCGGCCGGGCTGCCGATCATCACCGCCTGCATCGGCGTCGGGATCGGCGCGGCCGGAATCTTCGCGGTCGCCGCCCTTGTCGAGATGCCCACCGCGGCGCTGTCACTGGCGCTGATGCTGGGCCTGTCGTGCGGCATCGACTACGCGCTGTTCATCCTCAACCGCTACCGCAACAACCTGCTGCTGCTCAAACCCGAGCAGGAGGCGGTCGCGCTGGCCGTGGGCACCGCAGGCGGCGCCGTGGTGTTCGCCGGGCTCACCGTGATCATCGCCCTGTGCGGCCTGTCGATCGTCGGCATTCCGTTCCTGACCTACATGGGGCTGGCCGCCGCGGTGTCGGTGCTGATCGCCCTGCTGATCGCGGTCACGCTGCTGCCCGCCCTGCTCGGGTTCGCCGGCAAGCGGGTGGCCAAGTTCATCAAGACCCCGCTGCAGCCGGGACGCGCCAAGGAGGTCGCGCAGGTCGCGGCCTACACCCCGCACCGCACGCTGGGCGCGCAGTGGGGCCGGTTCGTCGTCGCGTTCCGCAAGCCGCTGCTCGTCGCGGGGACCGCGGCGCTCATCGTGATCGGGCTGCCGGCGTTCGGGATGCATCTCGGATTGCCCAGCGGCTCTTCGCAACCCGAGTCGAACACGTCGCGCAAGGCCTACGACCTGACCGCGCAGAATCTCGGCCCCGGATTCACCGGCCCGCTTCTGGTGGTCGCCGACCTGACCGAGGCGCGTGACCCGAACGCCGCGGCCACCATCGCCGGCAACCTGCAGCGTGAGCAGGGCGTGGTGACGGCGGCCCCCGGTATCAGCCAGAACGGCACCGCGATCATCCAGGTCATCCCGGAGACGGGTCCGAACGACACCGCCACCGCCGACCTCGTCAAGCGCATCCGCGCCGACCGCGCCGCCATCGAAGGCGACACCGGCGCCACCATCCTCGTGGGCGGCAACACCGCGTCCAACATCGACACCTCCGAGAAGCTGGCGGCCGCGCTGCCGGTCTTCCTGCTGGTCGTCATCGGGTTGGCGTTCATCTTGCTGACGGTCGCGTTCCGCGCCGCGCTGGTGCCGATCACCTCGATCATCGGGTTCCTGCTGTCGGTGTTCGCCGCGCTCGGAGTGCAGGTCGCTGTGTTCCAATGGGGCTGGGGCGCAGACCTTCTCGGGATCACCCCCGGAGAGACCATCAGCTTCCTGCCGATCATCGTGCTGGCCATCATCTTCGGGCTGTCCAGCGACTACCAGGTGTTTGTCGTGTCGCGGATGAAAGAGGAATTGGCGCGCACCGACGACGCGCTGGAGGCGGTGCGCACCGGCGTGGGGTTGTCCGCGCGCGTGGTCACCGCTGCGGCGCTGATCATGTTCGGGGTGTTCATCGCGTTCCTCGCCGGTGGTGACCCGATCATCAAGTCCGTGGGCCTCACGCTCGCCGTCGGCGTGTTCCTCGACGCGTTCGTCGTCCGCCTCACGCTGATCCCGGCGATCATGGGCATCCTCGGGCGCAAGGTGTGGGCACACTCGCGGTGGTTCGAGAAGTACGTACCCGACGTCGACATCGAGGGCACCGCGCTGGAGCGCGCCGACCGCCGCGAAATGGCCTCCACCGGGACGTAGCGCGTTTAGCCGGCCTCTGGCCGGGTAGTTCCGCGGCGACACCGGCCGTTGGAGGGGACCATGCTCGAAGCAGCAGCCGTGACGAAGGGCCGGTTGGACCGCCGCAGCGAGGCCGTGCTGGCGCAGGCGCCGATCCTGCGGGGCCTGTCCCCCGACGACCGTGCCGAACGGATCGGTTGTTTCGATGCGGTCCGGTTCCGGGCCGGCGACTGCATCTACCGCCAGGGCGAGCGTGACACCCGGCTCTACGTAGTACTGGCCGGCAAGGTCAAGATCGGCTGGAGCTCAGCCGACAACCCCGCGAAGCTGCTGGCGGTCATCGGGCCGCCGGACATCTTCGGCGCGGAGTCGATGTTCGACCCCGGACCACACGCCGATTCGGCGACGGCGCTGACGAACGTCTGCGCGGCGGTGATCGACCGCGAGAAGTTGCAGGCGTGCATCGCCGGGAGCCCGCACGTCACCGAGCGGTTGATGCGGGTGCTGGCGCGCGGCCTGCAGCGCACCGAAGACCTCATCACAGATCTGAACTTCACCGATGTGCCCGGCAGGATAGCCAAGCAACTGCTGTCGCTGTCGCAGCGGTTCGGCGTCCGCCGGGACAACCAACTGCACCTCGACCACGACCTCACCCAGGCCGAGATCGCCCAATTGGTCTGCGCGTCAAGGGAATCGGTCAACAAGACGCTCTCCGA
The window above is part of the Mycolicibacterium rutilum genome. Proteins encoded here:
- a CDS encoding MMPL family transporter; amino-acid sequence: MSKYLYAIGAFSFRRRWWVLGVWLAVLIGVAAAAVGLRGEPSDNFSIPGTESQRAVEQLQQKLPAFSGAQTQITFATPGDPRLTDPAVVDAINRSLDTVRSIPEVAVAAGPAETRLMSADANVGLGQVQWKAQPGEVDDATLTALESAMAPAQQAGVQVEYSGSVYPGYRVKVSELPEIIGIVAAFLILLVTFGAVVAAGLPIITACIGVGIGAAGIFAVAALVEMPTAALSLALMLGLSCGIDYALFILNRYRNNLLLLKPEQEAVALAVGTAGGAVVFAGLTVIIALCGLSIVGIPFLTYMGLAAAVSVLIALLIAVTLLPALLGFAGKRVAKFIKTPLQPGRAKEVAQVAAYTPHRTLGAQWGRFVVAFRKPLLVAGTAALIVIGLPAFGMHLGLPSGSSQPESNTSRKAYDLTAQNLGPGFTGPLLVVADLTEARDPNAAATIAGNLQREQGVVTAAPGISQNGTAIIQVIPETGPNDTATADLVKRIRADRAAIEGDTGATILVGGNTASNIDTSEKLAAALPVFLLVVIGLAFILLTVAFRAALVPITSIIGFLLSVFAALGVQVAVFQWGWGADLLGITPGETISFLPIIVLAIIFGLSSDYQVFVVSRMKEELARTDDALEAVRTGVGLSARVVTAAALIMFGVFIAFLAGGDPIIKSVGLTLAVGVFLDAFVVRLTLIPAIMGILGRKVWAHSRWFEKYVPDVDIEGTALERADRREMASTGT
- a CDS encoding Crp/Fnr family transcriptional regulator, with translation MLEAAAVTKGRLDRRSEAVLAQAPILRGLSPDDRAERIGCFDAVRFRAGDCIYRQGERDTRLYVVLAGKVKIGWSSADNPAKLLAVIGPPDIFGAESMFDPGPHADSATALTNVCAAVIDREKLQACIAGSPHVTERLMRVLARGLQRTEDLITDLNFTDVPGRIAKQLLSLSQRFGVRRDNQLHLDHDLTQAEIAQLVCASRESVNKTLSEFAQRGWITVSGKRIVIHQTEPLARRAR